The proteins below are encoded in one region of Pseudonocardia sp. DSM 110487:
- a CDS encoding ABC transporter ATP-binding protein, with the protein MSPPLLDVRDLRVRFPTPSGPIEAVSGVSFTVSAGETLAVVGESGSGKSVSSLAVLGLLGGGRVSGGSIRFRGDELVGADPERLRRLRGAEIAMIFQNPMSSLDPLFTVGDQIAEAMRIHRSVSRRDARRRAVELLAEVGLPDPARRVRSYPHELSGGQQQRVMIAMALACEPALLIADEPTTALDVTVEAQILELLRRLQRDHGSALLFVTHDMGVVAEMADHVLVMYAGQVVEQGRVDDVLRGPRNPYTRALIESIPTPATPRDLPMPAIAGNVPHPSDLPGGCRFHPRCPSVLERCATDDPPLVELGPGRTSRCWQHVGAGEVARVG; encoded by the coding sequence ATGTCCCCTCCGCTGCTCGACGTGCGCGATCTCCGCGTGCGGTTCCCGACGCCGTCCGGGCCGATCGAGGCCGTGTCCGGGGTGTCGTTCACGGTGTCCGCAGGCGAGACACTGGCCGTGGTCGGGGAGTCCGGCTCGGGCAAGAGCGTCTCGTCGCTCGCGGTGCTCGGGCTGCTCGGCGGCGGCCGGGTGAGCGGCGGATCGATCCGGTTCCGCGGCGACGAACTGGTCGGCGCCGACCCGGAGCGGCTGCGGCGCCTGCGCGGCGCCGAGATCGCCATGATCTTCCAGAACCCGATGAGCTCGCTCGACCCGCTCTTCACCGTCGGGGACCAGATCGCGGAGGCCATGCGGATCCACCGCTCGGTCTCCCGCCGCGACGCGCGCCGCCGGGCCGTCGAGCTGCTCGCCGAGGTCGGGCTCCCGGACCCGGCGCGCCGCGTGCGGTCCTACCCGCACGAGCTGTCCGGTGGGCAGCAGCAGCGCGTGATGATCGCGATGGCGCTCGCCTGCGAGCCGGCCCTCCTCATCGCCGACGAGCCCACCACCGCCCTCGACGTCACCGTCGAGGCGCAGATCCTCGAGCTGCTGCGCCGGCTGCAGCGCGACCACGGCTCCGCCCTGCTCTTCGTCACCCACGACATGGGCGTGGTCGCCGAGATGGCCGACCACGTGCTCGTGATGTACGCGGGGCAGGTCGTCGAGCAGGGCCGGGTGGACGACGTGCTGCGCGGCCCCCGCAACCCCTACACGCGGGCCCTGATCGAGTCGATCCCGACGCCGGCCACCCCGCGGGACCTGCCGATGCCGGCGATCGCGGGAAACGTGCCGCACCCCTCCGACCTGCCCGGCGGGTGCCGCTTCCACCCGCGTTGCCCGTCGGTGCTGGAGCGCTGCGCGACCGACGACCCGCCGCTCGTCGAACTGGGACCGGGCCGCACGAGCCGGTGCTGGCAGCACGTGGGCGCGGGGGAGGTGGCGCGTGTCGGGTGA
- a CDS encoding ABC transporter ATP-binding protein: MSGDPLFEAHDLVKHFRMRRAVVKAVNGVSFTIPRGRTVGLVGESGSGKSTVARLALRLLDPTAGRISFDGVDLLRASRGEVRALRRRMQIVFQDPFGSLNPRMRVADAVGEPLAVHRLARGKERTDRVVELLERVGLGARDLHKYAHQFSGGQAQRIGIARALATGPDLIVCDEAVSALDVSVQAQVLNLLKRLQAELGLSYLFIAHDLNVVRYMADEVCVMHLGEIVERGDGDVLFAEPQHAYTKTLVGAVRTLPAPEAT, from the coding sequence GTGTCGGGTGACCCGCTGTTCGAGGCGCACGACCTGGTGAAGCACTTCCGGATGCGCCGCGCCGTGGTCAAGGCCGTGAACGGGGTGTCGTTCACGATCCCGCGCGGGCGCACCGTCGGGCTGGTCGGGGAGTCCGGTTCCGGGAAGTCGACGGTGGCGCGGCTCGCGCTGCGCCTGCTCGACCCGACGGCGGGCCGCATCTCGTTCGACGGCGTCGACCTGCTGCGCGCGTCCCGCGGAGAGGTGAGGGCGCTGCGGCGGCGGATGCAGATCGTGTTCCAGGACCCCTTCGGCTCGCTCAACCCGCGGATGCGGGTGGCCGACGCCGTCGGCGAGCCACTGGCCGTGCACCGGCTGGCCCGTGGGAAGGAGCGGACCGACCGGGTGGTGGAGCTGCTCGAACGCGTCGGGCTGGGCGCCCGCGACCTGCACAAGTACGCCCACCAGTTCTCCGGCGGCCAGGCCCAGCGGATCGGGATCGCCCGCGCGCTCGCCACCGGCCCCGACCTGATCGTCTGCGACGAGGCCGTGTCGGCGCTCGACGTCTCGGTGCAGGCCCAGGTGTTGAACCTGCTGAAGCGGCTGCAGGCAGAGCTGGGGCTGTCCTACCTGTTCATCGCCCACGACCTGAACGTCGTGCGGTACATGGCCGACGAAGTCTGCGTGATGCACCTCGGGGAGATCGTCGAGCGCGGCGACGGCGACGTCCTGTTCGCGGAGCCACAGCACGCGTACACGAAGACGCTCGTCGGTGCGGTGCGCACGCTCCCTGCGCCGGAGGCGACATGA
- a CDS encoding ABC transporter permease → MIGYTLRRLGYGLVVMALVTVFVFVVMRLVPGDAVALQLQETGASPEEAAAMRAQFGLDDPVWAQLGAWLAGAVQGDLGTSFYGGEPVTELFLARVPVTLQLGLLAIAIGALLGIGFGIVAAVTRGTAVDAAVRLFAVAFLSVPNFVVGLLLLTFLALWFAWSPPIVYVGPGEDFVGWLQQIAIPVLALGTGGMAAVARMTRSSMLESLGSDYIRTVHAKGARQRTVVFKHALRNSTIAVLTLLGLELATVLGGTVILEQMFAIPGTGQLIYQAVLDRDYPVVVACTIFYAGLFVVTIIVIDLLYALVDPRIRTGRALS, encoded by the coding sequence ATGATCGGCTACACGTTGCGCAGGCTGGGCTACGGCCTTGTCGTGATGGCGCTGGTCACCGTGTTCGTCTTCGTGGTCATGCGGCTGGTGCCGGGTGACGCGGTCGCGCTGCAGCTGCAGGAGACCGGCGCGAGCCCGGAGGAGGCCGCGGCGATGCGGGCGCAGTTCGGCCTCGACGACCCGGTGTGGGCGCAGCTGGGGGCCTGGCTGGCCGGCGCGGTGCAGGGTGACCTCGGGACGTCGTTCTACGGCGGCGAGCCGGTCACCGAGCTGTTCCTCGCCCGCGTCCCGGTCACGCTGCAGCTGGGGCTGTTGGCCATCGCGATCGGCGCACTGCTCGGAATCGGGTTCGGCATAGTCGCCGCGGTCACGCGCGGCACCGCGGTGGATGCCGCGGTGCGCCTGTTCGCGGTGGCGTTCCTCTCGGTGCCGAACTTCGTCGTCGGGCTGCTGCTACTGACCTTCCTCGCGCTGTGGTTCGCCTGGTCACCCCCGATCGTCTATGTCGGCCCGGGGGAGGACTTCGTGGGCTGGCTGCAGCAGATCGCGATCCCCGTCCTCGCGCTCGGGACGGGTGGCATGGCCGCGGTCGCGCGCATGACCCGCTCGTCAATGCTGGAGTCACTCGGGTCGGACTACATCCGCACTGTGCACGCCAAGGGCGCCCGGCAGCGGACGGTGGTGTTCAAGCACGCCCTGCGCAACTCGACGATCGCGGTGCTCACGCTGCTCGGCCTCGAGCTCGCCACCGTGCTGGGCGGCACGGTGATCCTCGAGCAGATGTTCGCCATCCCGGGCACGGGTCAGCTCATCTACCAGGCGGTCCTCGACCGCGACTACCCGGTCGTCGTGGCCTGCACGATCTTCTACGCCGGCCTCTTCGTCGTCACGATCATCGTGATCGACCTGCTGTACGCGCTGGTCGACCCCCGGATCCGCACCGGGAGGGCGCTCTCGTGA
- a CDS encoding ABC transporter permease gives MNAVRQFVRAQPLGAIALVLITVFVLAAILAPWLAPHDPLEQFRRDILSEPSAQFPLGTDDLGRDVLSRAIHGASTSLLVGVATTAASLVLGTAIGVVSGYVGRAVDVVLQRVMDAVQAVPGIVLLLFIAVVLGPSVRNTVVALTVVITPSFNRIARGETLRIREERYVEAARATGAGVPRILFRHVLPNLLASVLTLGSLIFAGVIIAESALSFLGIGAPPPTPSWGAMLSEGVRYVERAPWVILVPAALLSLAVFSFNLLGDALRDHLDPRLQRPVIDRAARRWWGGGRPPAALAPTLARPDN, from the coding sequence GTGAACGCTGTCCGCCAGTTCGTCCGCGCCCAGCCACTCGGCGCGATCGCCCTCGTGCTCATCACCGTGTTCGTGCTCGCCGCGATCCTCGCCCCGTGGCTCGCCCCGCACGACCCCCTTGAGCAGTTCCGCCGCGACATCCTCTCCGAGCCCTCGGCGCAGTTCCCCCTTGGTACCGACGACCTGGGCCGCGACGTGCTCAGCCGCGCGATCCACGGCGCCAGCACGTCGCTGCTGGTCGGCGTCGCGACCACCGCCGCGAGCCTCGTTCTCGGCACCGCGATCGGCGTGGTCTCGGGCTACGTCGGCCGCGCCGTCGATGTCGTGCTGCAACGCGTGATGGACGCCGTGCAAGCCGTGCCGGGCATCGTGCTGCTGCTCTTCATCGCGGTGGTGCTGGGCCCATCGGTGCGCAACACCGTGGTCGCCCTGACCGTGGTGATCACCCCGTCGTTCAACCGGATCGCCCGCGGCGAGACGCTGCGCATCCGCGAGGAGCGCTACGTGGAAGCCGCGCGCGCGACGGGTGCGGGCGTGCCACGGATCCTCTTCCGGCACGTGCTGCCCAACCTGCTCGCGTCGGTGCTCACCCTGGGCAGCCTGATCTTCGCCGGCGTGATCATCGCGGAGTCGGCGCTGTCGTTCCTCGGCATCGGCGCCCCGCCGCCGACGCCGTCGTGGGGCGCGATGCTGTCCGAGGGTGTCCGGTACGTCGAACGCGCCCCGTGGGTCATCCTCGTGCCCGCCGCGCTGCTGTCGCTCGCCGTCTTCAGCTTCAACCTGCTCGGCGACGCCCTGCGCGACCACCTCGACCCGCGCCTGCAGCGACCCGTGATCGACCGCGCCGCCCGCCGCTGGTGGGGCGGTGGCCGCCCGCCCGCGGCGCTCGCCCCGACCCTCGCGCGTCCCGACAACTGA
- a CDS encoding SDR family NAD(P)-dependent oxidoreductase, whose amino-acid sequence MEISLEGKVALITGAGPNIGSGIALALARYGAKVACNDIDPAAAKTAVDRIERNGGTAIAVPGDVTDEEQVTGYLARVIEEFGKIDILVNNAALLGGKGVLDESTEFFDRAVRVAALGNFLNTKHVGRHMAERGIRGSIVAISSSNGWSGSAGVIAYAFHKGGVNNFVRAAAMDLAPYGIRVNSFTPTAPTPDNPELIKERGPGGVLENPRAHGIGGQTGDEEWRRPSRFTGQRAPLVPMGTTGTPTDIGHAVAWLCSDYARLITGCDFVVDGGARAKNFAYAPAPASDLAGPLPLIPLDVTGELDQELA is encoded by the coding sequence GTGGAGATCTCGCTGGAGGGCAAGGTCGCCCTGATCACCGGGGCGGGACCGAACATCGGCAGCGGCATCGCGCTGGCGCTCGCGCGCTACGGCGCGAAGGTCGCGTGCAACGACATCGACCCAGCGGCCGCGAAGACCGCGGTCGACCGGATCGAGCGCAACGGTGGCACCGCCATCGCGGTGCCCGGTGACGTCACCGACGAGGAGCAGGTCACCGGCTACCTCGCCCGGGTGATCGAGGAATTCGGCAAGATCGACATACTCGTCAACAACGCCGCGCTGCTCGGCGGCAAGGGCGTGCTCGACGAGAGCACCGAGTTCTTCGACCGCGCCGTCCGCGTCGCGGCGCTGGGCAACTTCCTCAACACCAAGCACGTCGGCAGGCACATGGCCGAGCGCGGCATCCGCGGCTCGATCGTCGCGATCTCCTCGTCCAACGGCTGGTCCGGCTCGGCGGGCGTGATCGCCTACGCGTTCCACAAGGGCGGGGTGAACAACTTCGTCCGGGCGGCGGCCATGGACCTCGCCCCCTACGGCATCCGCGTCAACAGCTTCACGCCCACCGCGCCCACCCCCGACAACCCCGAGCTGATCAAGGAACGCGGGCCCGGCGGCGTGCTCGAGAACCCCCGGGCCCACGGCATCGGCGGTCAGACCGGCGACGAGGAGTGGCGTCGCCCGTCCCGGTTCACCGGGCAGCGTGCCCCGCTCGTGCCCATGGGCACCACCGGCACCCCGACCGACATCGGTCACGCCGTGGCCTGGCTGTGCTCGGACTACGCCCGCCTGATCACCGGCTGCGACTTCGTGGTCGACGGCGGGGCGCGCGCCAAGAACTTCGCCTACGCGCCCGCACCCGCATCCGATCTCGCCGGGCCGCTGCCGTTGATCCCCCTGGACGTCACCGGTGAACTGGACCAGGAGCTGGCATGA
- a CDS encoding ABC transporter substrate-binding protein, with product MRPVDRRTFLLATLAASGALGLTACGGGGRSRSGPVGEPRPGGSLVVQQTTEVTRGVNPLTTSDPTTMGIVSGTVYSKLAEFRTGPDVTSLEIEPDLAESWEIAPDGLTYTFHLRRDVRWHNIAPVNGRPFVADDVVATFEGLKRATGVHTWMIEPVTSITAADDHTVVFSLERPYGPLMEYFAYHFNMILPREGVEGQYDLETQAIGTGPFMLDTHTPDVEWVLKRNPDYFVPGRPYLDEIRRPILSDTAAITAALRSGRLDAGVTSDVNVAEEFRSRGGFTVTETPGAPISIYLNPTVEPLDDIRVRQAVMEAVDWVGMGENIRGHFNLTSLLRPDTSAAALTREEVLELRPFDPAHARALLAEAGLPNGFSTSLLVQRVDDEDVREAQWMQADLAEVGIRAEIEIVDPATGIDRRRNHDFAITKALRGVHLPDQVWRDFAPDSIENYALVDDPELNRMVEQSRATVDEAARADIYRQMQVRMETEIRQAFYPIQKFDYAIANERVQGLWPSPIYQGRRLADVWLADSTA from the coding sequence ATGAGGCCCGTCGACCGCAGGACGTTCCTGCTGGCCACCCTCGCCGCGTCGGGCGCACTGGGGCTCACGGCGTGCGGGGGAGGTGGGCGCAGCCGATCCGGTCCGGTCGGGGAGCCGCGCCCAGGCGGCAGCCTCGTGGTGCAGCAGACGACCGAGGTCACCCGCGGCGTCAACCCCCTGACGACGAGCGATCCGACCACGATGGGGATCGTCTCGGGCACGGTTTACAGCAAGCTCGCCGAGTTCCGGACCGGACCGGACGTGACGTCGCTCGAGATCGAGCCCGACCTCGCCGAGTCCTGGGAGATTGCGCCGGACGGGCTGACCTACACCTTCCACCTCCGCCGCGACGTGCGCTGGCACAACATCGCGCCCGTCAACGGGCGTCCGTTCGTCGCCGACGACGTCGTGGCCACCTTCGAGGGTCTGAAGCGGGCCACCGGCGTGCACACGTGGATGATCGAGCCGGTCACGAGCATCACCGCGGCCGACGACCACACCGTGGTGTTCAGCCTCGAACGGCCATACGGCCCGCTGATGGAGTACTTCGCCTACCACTTCAACATGATCCTGCCGAGGGAGGGCGTCGAGGGGCAGTACGACCTGGAGACCCAGGCGATCGGCACCGGGCCGTTCATGCTCGACACGCACACGCCCGACGTCGAATGGGTGCTCAAGCGCAACCCGGACTACTTCGTCCCCGGCCGGCCCTACCTCGACGAGATCCGCCGCCCGATCCTCTCCGACACCGCGGCCATCACCGCCGCCCTGCGCAGCGGCCGCCTCGACGCCGGCGTCACCAGCGACGTGAACGTGGCGGAGGAGTTCAGGTCCCGCGGCGGCTTCACGGTCACCGAGACACCGGGCGCGCCGATCAGCATCTACCTCAACCCGACCGTAGAGCCGCTCGACGACATCCGGGTGCGGCAGGCGGTGATGGAGGCGGTCGACTGGGTCGGCATGGGCGAGAACATCCGTGGCCACTTCAACCTGACCTCCCTGCTGCGGCCGGACACCAGCGCCGCCGCGCTGACCCGCGAAGAGGTGCTCGAGCTACGCCCGTTCGACCCCGCCCACGCGCGGGCGCTGCTCGCCGAGGCGGGCCTGCCGAACGGGTTCTCCACGTCGCTGCTCGTGCAGCGCGTCGACGACGAGGACGTGCGTGAGGCGCAGTGGATGCAGGCCGACCTCGCCGAGGTCGGCATCCGGGCCGAGATCGAGATCGTGGACCCGGCGACCGGCATCGACCGGCGCCGCAACCACGACTTCGCGATCACCAAGGCCCTGCGTGGCGTGCACCTGCCCGACCAGGTGTGGCGCGACTTCGCGCCGGACTCGATCGAGAACTACGCCCTCGTCGACGACCCGGAGCTCAACCGGATGGTCGAGCAGTCCCGCGCGACGGTCGACGAGGCCGCGCGGGCCGACATCTACCGGCAGATGCAGGTGCGGATGGAGACCGAGATCCGGCAGGCCTTCTACCCGATCCAGAAGTTCGACTACGCGATCGCGAACGAGCGGGTGCAGGGCCTGTGGCCGAGCCCGATCTACCAGGGCCGGCGCCTCGCGGATGTGTGGCTCGCCGACAGCACCGCATGA
- a CDS encoding MFS transporter: MTTPATSPSRRSIFVASFIGTSIEWYDYYIFGTAAALVFGQLFYPSFSPAAGTLAAFATFAVGFIARPLGAAVIGHYGDRLGRKSMLVLTLVLTGSATFLIGVLPTFESIGIAAPILLVLLRLAQGFGVGGEWGGAVLIATEHAPPGKRAVYGSFAQFGVPVGVLTSNLAFLAVSPLSDEDFMSWGWRLPFLASIVLVVVGIVVRRRLQDAPEFERLKKQQTLSKVPVAELIRTAPGKLILASLAAIAPPAIGYSVIVYMLNYGTQVVGFARPLLLTLILLSTVVWIATIVLSAVLADRYGAKPIYVIGTVTAVVWPLPMFALVDTANAGLAFIAFCVAAIVQGLIVGAQGRLFTEIFEVRVRYSGASIAYQIGGMIGGAITPIAATWLFAEYGSSTAIALYLTGICLLSLLGILALQAGHAAKSEALPAATDG; encoded by the coding sequence GTGACAACACCTGCCACCAGCCCGTCCCGCAGAAGCATCTTCGTGGCGAGCTTCATCGGCACGTCGATCGAGTGGTACGACTACTACATCTTCGGCACGGCGGCCGCGCTGGTGTTCGGCCAGCTGTTCTACCCGTCGTTCTCGCCCGCGGCCGGCACCCTCGCCGCGTTCGCGACCTTCGCCGTCGGGTTCATCGCCCGCCCGCTGGGAGCGGCCGTGATCGGCCACTACGGGGACCGGCTCGGCCGCAAGTCGATGCTGGTGCTCACCCTGGTCCTGACCGGGAGCGCCACGTTCCTGATCGGCGTACTGCCCACGTTCGAGTCCATCGGCATCGCCGCCCCGATCCTGCTGGTGCTGCTGCGGCTGGCACAGGGCTTCGGTGTCGGCGGCGAGTGGGGCGGGGCCGTGCTGATCGCCACGGAGCACGCCCCGCCGGGGAAACGCGCGGTCTACGGCAGCTTCGCGCAGTTCGGGGTGCCCGTCGGCGTGCTGACGTCCAACCTCGCCTTCCTCGCCGTCTCCCCGCTGTCGGACGAGGACTTCATGTCGTGGGGCTGGCGCCTGCCGTTCCTCGCGAGCATCGTGCTCGTCGTCGTCGGGATCGTTGTGCGCAGGCGCCTGCAGGACGCGCCCGAGTTCGAACGGCTCAAGAAGCAACAGACGCTGAGCAAGGTCCCGGTGGCCGAGCTGATCCGCACCGCGCCGGGGAAGCTGATCCTCGCGAGCCTCGCCGCCATCGCCCCACCCGCGATCGGCTACTCGGTGATCGTCTACATGCTCAACTACGGCACCCAGGTCGTCGGGTTCGCACGGCCCCTGCTGCTCACGCTCATCCTGCTGTCCACGGTGGTGTGGATCGCCACGATCGTCCTGTCCGCCGTGCTCGCCGACCGGTACGGCGCCAAGCCCATCTACGTGATCGGCACGGTCACCGCGGTGGTGTGGCCGCTGCCGATGTTCGCGCTGGTCGACACCGCCAACGCCGGGCTCGCCTTCATCGCCTTCTGCGTCGCGGCGATCGTGCAGGGGCTCATCGTCGGTGCCCAGGGCCGGCTGTTCACCGAGATCTTCGAGGTGCGGGTGCGCTACAGCGGCGCCTCGATCGCCTACCAGATCGGCGGCATGATCGGCGGTGCGATCACGCCGATCGCGGCCACGTGGCTCTTCGCCGAGTACGGCTCGTCCACGGCCATCGCGCTCTACCTCACCGGCATCTGCCTGCTCAGCCTCCTGGGGATCCTCGCTCTGCAGGCGGGCCATGCTGCAAAGAGCGAGGCACTGCCCGCGGCGACGGACGGCTGA
- the mdlC gene encoding benzoylformate decarboxylase, giving the protein MATIRNVVHDLLRTWGLTTVFGNPGSNELPFLDGFPPDFRYILGLHEGAVLAMADGYAQATGRPALVNLHSAAGLGHAVGNLANARASHTPLVVTAGQQSRSMVGLNAVLGEPDLVRVPEPQVKWACEPATAQDVPRALSEALHRATLPPAGPVFVSLPMDDWAQPADADAVAMLAGRQVRWVGAADPDVVGELAGRMAAARTPALVVGPEVDDELAFDRVVMLAERWLAAVWTAPTPPRCPFPTRHPQWRGVLPPSIAGVAEHLTGHDFVLVLGAPVFRYHAHRPGPWLPEGTELVAVGSDPGSAARAPFGDALVGDVAAIAGQLLHALPEEAGRSLPEPRTIPDAQLPDEAPFPADALFAALTEAMPARARLVNESTANTAQFWTHLDLRAPRSLLFPAAGGLGFGLPAAVGIALADPERPVVAVLGDGAAQYGITGLWTAAQHRLPITFLVLRNGGYGALRGFVDQMGVQNAPGLDLPDLDAVRIAEGYGVPACRVSTARELKAELAAMGSLDGPRLVEVPVPAELRRLG; this is encoded by the coding sequence GTGGCCACCATTCGGAACGTCGTCCACGACCTCCTGCGTACGTGGGGGCTGACCACAGTCTTCGGCAACCCCGGATCCAACGAGCTGCCGTTCCTCGACGGCTTCCCGCCCGACTTCCGCTACATCCTCGGCCTGCACGAGGGCGCCGTGCTCGCGATGGCCGATGGATACGCGCAGGCGACCGGCCGCCCCGCGCTGGTGAACCTCCACTCCGCCGCCGGCCTCGGGCACGCGGTGGGCAATCTCGCCAACGCGCGCGCGAGCCACACGCCGCTCGTGGTGACCGCGGGCCAGCAGAGCCGCTCGATGGTCGGCTTGAACGCCGTGCTCGGCGAGCCGGATCTGGTGCGCGTGCCGGAGCCGCAGGTGAAGTGGGCGTGCGAGCCCGCGACGGCGCAGGACGTGCCACGGGCCCTGTCCGAGGCGCTCCACCGGGCCACCCTGCCGCCGGCCGGGCCGGTGTTCGTGTCGCTGCCGATGGACGACTGGGCGCAGCCCGCCGACGCGGACGCGGTGGCCATGCTGGCGGGGCGCCAAGTCCGATGGGTCGGTGCGGCCGACCCCGACGTGGTCGGCGAGCTGGCGGGGCGGATGGCGGCGGCGCGCACGCCCGCGCTGGTCGTCGGGCCCGAGGTGGACGACGAGCTGGCGTTCGACCGGGTGGTCATGCTCGCCGAGCGGTGGCTGGCGGCGGTGTGGACGGCGCCGACGCCGCCGCGCTGCCCGTTCCCCACCCGGCACCCGCAGTGGCGCGGGGTGCTGCCCCCGAGCATCGCCGGGGTTGCCGAGCACCTCACCGGCCACGATTTCGTGCTCGTACTGGGCGCGCCGGTGTTCCGCTACCACGCCCACCGGCCAGGCCCGTGGCTGCCCGAGGGCACCGAGCTGGTGGCCGTGGGTTCCGATCCCGGGTCGGCGGCACGGGCCCCGTTCGGGGACGCGCTGGTGGGCGACGTGGCCGCGATCGCCGGGCAGCTGCTGCACGCGCTCCCCGAGGAAGCCGGCCGATCCCTGCCGGAGCCGCGCACCATCCCCGATGCGCAGCTGCCCGACGAGGCCCCGTTCCCCGCCGACGCCCTGTTCGCGGCGCTCACCGAGGCCATGCCGGCGCGTGCCCGCCTGGTGAACGAGTCCACCGCGAACACCGCCCAGTTCTGGACGCACCTGGACCTGCGCGCACCCCGCTCCCTGCTCTTCCCCGCGGCAGGCGGGCTCGGCTTCGGCCTCCCCGCCGCCGTCGGCATCGCGCTGGCCGACCCGGAGCGCCCGGTCGTGGCGGTTCTCGGCGACGGCGCGGCGCAGTACGGCATCACCGGGCTCTGGACGGCGGCGCAGCACCGGCTGCCGATCACGTTCCTCGTGCTGCGCAACGGCGGCTACGGCGCCCTGCGCGGCTTCGTCGACCAGATGGGCGTCCAGAACGCGCCCGGCCTTGACCTGCCGGACCTCGACGCCGTCCGCATCGCCGAAGGCTACGGCGTGCCCGCCTGCCGGGTGTCGACGGCGCGGGAGCTGAAGGCGGAGCTGGCCGCGATGGGCAGCTTGGACGGCCCGCGGCTGGTGGAGGTGCCGGTACCGGCGGAGCTGCGGCGGCTGGGCTGA
- a CDS encoding aminomethyl transferase family protein: MSAKNLQEVLDQAGDTVDLLRNSQLGAYIYPVVPAEFTNFRREVIAWRETAVLFDQSHHMVNLFISGRDALKLITDNGINSTAKFRVDTAKQFVPVSPEGGVIGDGILFRLAEDQFIYVGRAPVANYLQFRATQGYDVDIKVDQRSPMRPYGKAVTRDLWRFQIQGPRAWEVIEKLNGGPVEQTRFFTLGHMKIGGEDVRTLRHGMAGAPGLEIWGPYDSYDRVRETILEAGREFGLEPCGSRAYACNTLESGWIPSPLPAIYTSDGLRDYREWLPAEGYEATNAIAGSFVSDNIEDYYLNPWEMGYGSFVKYDHDFVGRDALAAIEPEKQRRKVTLAWNAEDVAKLLASPVTDGPDYQFFDLPNANYGPSNFDSVVDSDGTLVGLSLFTGFSANEKKVLSLATVAPDVPLGAEVQVIWGEPDGGTRKPTVQPHEQLAVRAVVSPAPYAEVVRESYQPGWRSKATV, from the coding sequence ATGAGCGCGAAGAACCTCCAAGAGGTGTTGGACCAGGCAGGAGACACCGTCGACCTGCTGCGCAACTCACAGCTGGGGGCGTACATCTACCCGGTCGTGCCGGCCGAGTTCACGAACTTCCGGCGCGAGGTCATCGCATGGCGCGAGACGGCCGTGCTGTTCGACCAGAGCCACCACATGGTCAACCTCTTCATCTCCGGCCGCGACGCGCTGAAGCTGATCACCGACAACGGCATCAACAGCACCGCGAAGTTCCGCGTGGACACCGCGAAGCAGTTCGTGCCGGTGTCGCCCGAGGGCGGGGTGATCGGCGACGGCATCCTCTTCCGGCTGGCGGAGGACCAGTTCATCTACGTCGGCCGCGCCCCGGTGGCCAACTACCTGCAGTTCCGGGCGACCCAGGGCTACGACGTCGACATCAAGGTGGACCAGCGCTCACCGATGCGGCCCTACGGCAAGGCCGTCACGCGCGACCTGTGGCGCTTCCAGATCCAGGGCCCGCGGGCGTGGGAGGTCATCGAGAAGCTCAATGGCGGCCCGGTCGAGCAGACCCGGTTCTTCACCCTCGGCCACATGAAGATCGGCGGTGAGGACGTCCGCACCCTGCGCCACGGCATGGCGGGCGCGCCCGGACTGGAGATCTGGGGACCGTACGACAGCTACGACCGGGTGCGCGAGACCATCCTCGAGGCCGGCCGCGAGTTCGGGCTGGAGCCGTGCGGGTCGCGCGCGTACGCGTGCAACACGCTCGAGTCCGGCTGGATCCCCTCGCCGCTGCCGGCCATCTACACGAGCGACGGGCTGCGCGACTACCGCGAGTGGCTGCCCGCCGAGGGCTACGAGGCCACCAACGCCATCGCGGGCAGCTTCGTGTCCGACAACATCGAGGACTACTACCTCAACCCGTGGGAGATGGGCTACGGGTCGTTCGTGAAGTACGACCACGACTTCGTCGGACGTGACGCGCTCGCCGCGATCGAGCCGGAGAAGCAGCGCCGGAAGGTCACGCTGGCCTGGAACGCGGAGGACGTCGCCAAGCTGCTGGCCTCGCCGGTCACGGACGGCCCCGACTACCAGTTCTTCGACCTGCCCAACGCCAACTACGGGCCGTCCAACTTCGACTCGGTGGTCGACTCCGACGGAACGCTCGTCGGGCTCTCGCTCTTCACCGGCTTCAGCGCCAACGAGAAGAAGGTGCTGTCGCTGGCGACCGTCGCCCCCGACGTGCCGCTCGGTGCCGAGGTGCAGGTCATCTGGGGCGAGCCAGACGGCGGCACCCGCAAGCCCACCGTGCAGCCGCACGAGCAGCTCGCGGTGCGCGCCGTCGTGAGCCCCGCGCCGTACGCGGAGGTCGTCCGCGAGAGCTACCAGCCGGGCTGGCGGTCCAAGGCAACGGTCTGA